In the genome of Caldisericum sp., the window AAGGAAGGGGAAAATAGTTTCTGTCCTTATCGATTACGAAACTTTTGAAGCGATGAGAGAAGCTTACGAAATATTAGGGAACAAAGAACTTTTAAAGAAATTCCTCGATGAAGGTTAACTTAGGAAAGCATTTTGAGGTAGAGTATAAAGGAAACAAGAAAATTTTTCGAAAAGACGGCAAAATTTTTTATGAATATACGTT includes:
- a CDS encoding type II toxin-antitoxin system Phd/YefM family antitoxin, with product MLRSISASNLKRDLLKVLDNVEKGDAFAVIRKGKIVSVLIDYETFEAMREAYEILGNKELLKKFLDEG